A window of Planctomycetota bacterium contains these coding sequences:
- a CDS encoding IS630 family transposase translates to MAHKDARSLSPEAQEDLRRRVIDAVLTQGMKKAHASRTFGVSRQAINNWLDAHERGGDAALAAKTRGRPKERMIAPKQQAKIVRIIQGKCPDQLKLPFALWTREAVVELIKTHTGRQVSVWTAGRYLKDWGFTPQKPVRRAYERDPVAVQAWLDKEYPAIQRWAKAQNALILWGDEMGLRSDDTVGRTYSPRGQTPIVPATGRRFGCSMISAISNLGRLWFMVFSCRFNADVFIRFLARLLRSTDGRKIILIVDSHPAHKAAKVARWIAAKRERRAGLELCFMPGYSPELNPDELLNQDTKQAMRRQRPRDQSQMMANARAHLRRRQNQPGVVRNFFEEEHVRYAAAAG, encoded by the coding sequence ATGGCACACAAAGACGCTCGCTCGCTGTCGCCTGAAGCCCAAGAAGACCTTCGCCGCCGCGTGATCGACGCGGTGCTGACGCAAGGGATGAAGAAGGCCCACGCATCAAGAACGTTCGGCGTCTCACGCCAGGCAATCAACAATTGGCTCGACGCTCACGAACGCGGTGGTGACGCCGCTCTGGCTGCAAAGACGCGAGGGCGGCCGAAGGAGCGAATGATCGCCCCGAAGCAGCAAGCGAAGATCGTTCGGATCATCCAAGGCAAGTGCCCCGACCAACTCAAACTTCCGTTCGCTCTTTGGACGCGTGAGGCGGTTGTCGAACTCATCAAGACGCACACCGGTCGGCAGGTCTCGGTCTGGACGGCGGGCCGATACCTGAAGGATTGGGGCTTCACGCCGCAGAAGCCGGTGCGGCGAGCCTATGAGCGAGATCCGGTTGCTGTGCAAGCCTGGCTCGACAAGGAGTACCCGGCGATCCAACGGTGGGCAAAGGCCCAGAATGCCCTGATTCTCTGGGGAGACGAGATGGGGCTCCGGTCTGACGACACCGTCGGACGCACCTATTCGCCACGAGGGCAGACGCCCATCGTTCCCGCGACCGGCCGCCGGTTCGGATGCAGCATGATCTCGGCCATCAGCAATCTGGGACGCCTCTGGTTCATGGTGTTCTCATGCCGCTTCAACGCCGATGTCTTCATTCGCTTCCTCGCCCGGCTCCTGCGATCCACCGACGGCAGGAAGATCATCCTCATCGTGGACTCGCATCCCGCCCACAAGGCCGCGAAGGTAGCCCGCTGGATCGCAGCCAAGAGGGAGCGGCGGGCGGGCCTCGAGCTCTGCTTCATGCCCGGCTACAGCCCCGAGCTCAACCCAGACGAGTTGCTCAACCAAGACACCAAGCAGGCCATGCGGCGACAACGGCCCCGAGATCAGTCGCAGATGATGGCAAACGCCAGAGCACACCTCCGCCGCCGCCAGAATCAGCCTGGCGTAGTCCGCAACTTCTTCGAAGAAGAACACGTCCGCTACGCGGCCGCCGCCGGATAG
- a CDS encoding NAD(P)-dependent oxidoreductase — protein sequence MTAKTVFVTGASRGIGLAIALAVARCGANVVIAAKTAAPHPKLPGTIHDAARQVEEAGGRALAVALDIRDDSAVEGAVAAAVERFGGIDACVNNAGAIFLAPTLDTPVKRFDLVHQVNARGAFVVTRACLPHLLKSANPHVLSICPPLSLEPRWYAPHLAYTLSKMGMSLGVLGLAEEFRGRVAVNALWPRTTIDTAAVRNLLGGEPLARQSRLPAIMGDAAVAILTRAHAGCTGRFLLDEEVLRDEGVTDFEPYAVTPGGPLQTDLFV from the coding sequence CTGACCGCGAAGACGGTGTTCGTCACCGGCGCGTCGCGCGGGATCGGCCTGGCGATCGCACTGGCAGTGGCGCGCTGCGGGGCCAACGTCGTGATCGCGGCCAAGACCGCCGCGCCGCATCCCAAGCTCCCGGGCACGATCCACGACGCGGCGCGCCAGGTGGAGGAGGCGGGGGGCCGGGCGCTGGCCGTCGCGCTCGACATCCGTGACGACTCAGCGGTGGAGGGGGCGGTGGCCGCGGCCGTCGAGCGGTTCGGCGGGATCGACGCCTGCGTCAACAACGCCGGTGCGATCTTTCTCGCACCCACGCTCGACACGCCGGTCAAGCGCTTCGACCTCGTCCATCAGGTCAACGCCCGCGGCGCGTTCGTCGTCACGCGCGCCTGCCTGCCGCACCTGTTGAAGAGTGCCAATCCCCACGTGCTCTCGATCTGCCCGCCGCTGTCGCTCGAGCCGCGCTGGTACGCGCCGCACCTGGCCTACACGCTGTCGAAGATGGGGATGAGCCTCGGCGTCCTCGGGCTGGCGGAGGAGTTTCGCGGGCGCGTCGCGGTCAACGCGCTGTGGCCGCGGACGACGATCGACACCGCCGCGGTCCGCAACCTCCTCGGCGGCGAGCCACTGGCCAGGCAGAGCCGGCTGCCGGCGATCATGGGGGACGCGGCGGTGGCGATCCTGACCCGCGCGCACGCCGGCTGCACGGGGCGGTTCCTCCTCGACGAGGAGGTGCTGCGCGACGAGGGGGTCACCGACTTCGAGCCCTACGCCGTCACCCCCGGCGGTCCGCTCCAGACCGACCTGTTCGTGTGA
- a CDS encoding sugar kinase, which produces MPLLVVGSVALDCVETPTDRRDDVLGGSAVFFSYAARFFTPVKMIGTVGDDWPVRHTRFLEEQGIDTTGIETIAGGKTFRWRGRYLPNMNDRETLEVHLNVFGEFKPKLAAAHRDSKFVFLGNASPTTQLSVLDQVPGAVLTVADTMDLWINIQRDELATLLRRIDGLVLNDSEAKLLAEDENLVRAGHAVRAMGPKFVVIKKGEHGAMFFSEHEMYVMPAYPTPHVVDPTGAGDSFAGGMMGHLAALNRFDPQALKEALAYGVVTASFTVEDFSLDRLQGIDRRHLDTRLAEYRQMLSF; this is translated from the coding sequence ATGCCGTTGCTCGTCGTCGGAAGCGTCGCCCTCGACTGCGTCGAAACCCCCACCGACCGGCGCGACGACGTCCTCGGCGGCTCGGCGGTTTTCTTCTCGTACGCCGCCCGGTTCTTCACGCCGGTGAAGATGATCGGAACCGTGGGAGACGACTGGCCGGTCCGGCACACACGGTTCCTCGAGGAGCAGGGGATCGACACCACCGGGATCGAGACGATCGCCGGCGGGAAAACCTTCCGCTGGCGCGGCCGCTACCTGCCCAACATGAACGACCGCGAGACACTCGAGGTCCACCTCAACGTGTTCGGCGAGTTCAAGCCGAAGCTCGCGGCGGCCCACCGCGACAGCAAGTTCGTGTTTCTCGGCAATGCCTCGCCGACGACGCAGCTCTCCGTCCTCGACCAGGTGCCCGGGGCGGTGCTCACCGTCGCCGACACGATGGACCTGTGGATCAACATCCAGCGCGACGAACTGGCGACGCTCCTCCGGAGGATCGACGGCCTGGTGCTCAACGACTCCGAGGCGAAGCTCCTCGCCGAAGACGAGAACCTCGTCCGCGCCGGCCATGCGGTGCGCGCGATGGGGCCGAAGTTCGTCGTCATCAAGAAGGGGGAGCACGGGGCGATGTTCTTCAGCGAGCACGAGATGTACGTCATGCCCGCCTACCCGACCCCGCACGTCGTCGACCCGACCGGCGCCGGCGACAGCTTCGCCGGCGGGATGATGGGCCATCTGGCGGCGCTCAACCGCTTCGACCCTCAGGCCCTCAAGGAAGCCCTCGCCTACGGCGTGGTGACGGCGAGTTTTACGGTCGAAGACTTCAGCCTCGACCGTCTCCAGGGGATCGACCGCCGGCACCTCGATACCCGCCTCGCCGAATACCGGCAGATGCTGAGCTTTTGA
- the recA gene encoding recombinase RecA codes for MVSGIATAGVNGRMAKEKNSRDGSDKAGRRGAAKPAPSFLDDNPALRNTLAQIEKEFGAGSIMALGSDVAAPIEGISTGSLSVDLALGGKGLPRGRIIEVFGPESSGKTTLALHAITSAQRAGGIAAFIDAEHALDPSWAKKLGISLEKLLVSQPTSGEEAMHIAEMLIKSNAVDIIVVDSVAALVPQKELDGEIGDSFVGLQARLMSQTMRKLTGAIAKSKTCVIFINQIREKIGVMFGSPETTPGGRALKFYSSCRIDVRRIGTLKDGEDVVGQRVRIKVVKNKVAPPFRVAEFDMMHADGISVEGDLLDLAIAGKLVDKTGTWLRFGETHLGQGREKARLFLRENPAVAEEIRSRILANKDAVIAVEGEAAATSDDE; via the coding sequence ATGGTGTCGGGAATCGCGACCGCGGGAGTCAACGGACGGATGGCCAAAGAAAAGAATTCACGCGACGGCAGCGACAAGGCAGGCCGGCGGGGAGCCGCCAAGCCGGCCCCCTCGTTTCTCGACGACAATCCGGCGCTGCGCAACACGCTGGCCCAGATCGAGAAGGAGTTCGGGGCCGGCTCGATCATGGCGCTGGGGAGCGACGTGGCGGCGCCGATCGAGGGAATCTCGACCGGCAGCCTGTCGGTCGATCTGGCCCTCGGCGGCAAGGGGCTGCCACGCGGCCGGATCATCGAGGTCTTCGGCCCGGAGTCGAGCGGCAAGACGACGCTCGCCCTCCATGCCATCACCAGCGCCCAGCGGGCCGGCGGGATCGCCGCCTTCATCGACGCCGAGCACGCCCTCGACCCGAGCTGGGCGAAGAAGCTGGGAATCTCGCTGGAGAAGTTGCTCGTCAGCCAGCCGACCAGCGGTGAAGAGGCGATGCACATCGCCGAGATGCTGATCAAGTCCAACGCGGTCGACATCATCGTCGTCGACTCGGTGGCGGCGCTGGTGCCGCAGAAGGAGCTCGATGGCGAGATCGGCGATTCGTTCGTCGGCCTCCAGGCCCGGCTCATGAGCCAGACCATGCGGAAGCTGACCGGCGCGATCGCCAAGAGCAAGACGTGCGTGATCTTCATCAACCAGATCCGCGAGAAGATCGGGGTGATGTTCGGCAGCCCGGAGACCACGCCGGGTGGCCGGGCGCTGAAGTTCTATTCGTCGTGCCGGATCGATGTCCGCCGCATCGGCACGCTCAAGGATGGCGAAGACGTGGTCGGCCAGCGCGTGCGGATCAAGGTGGTGAAAAACAAGGTCGCTCCGCCGTTCCGCGTCGCCGAATTCGACATGATGCACGCCGACGGCATCAGCGTGGAGGGGGACCTGCTCGATCTGGCGATCGCCGGCAAGCTGGTCGACAAGACCGGCACGTGGCTGCGGTTCGGTGAGACCCACCTCGGTCAGGGCCGCGAAAAGGCGCGGCTCTTCCTCCGCGAAAACCCGGCCGTGGCCGAAGAGATCCGCAGCCGGATCCTCGCCAACAAGGATGCGGTGATCGCCGTCGAGGGAGAGGCCGCCGCCACGAGCGACGACGAATGA
- a CDS encoding acetyl-CoA C-acyltransferase: MPHAVVIDAVRTPVGRAAADTGCYRDVRAEDLAAGVIAGLVERTRIDPALVEDVRLGCVQQQGEQGFDIARIAALVAGLPVETGGVTINRNCGSSLQAINDAAASVGAGHESLVIAGGVEHMDHVPMNKGYDPCPALLRRHGEGVMHMGLTAEYLAAKYRIGRQRQDAFALRSHLAAAAATDSGQFAAEILPTWGRDAAGRKVLVGEDQCIRRDTSPEALAALPPAFNPAGGSVTAGNSSPVNVGAAALLVTSDTRAAELGLAPIARIRAVAVAGVEPCEMGIGPVPAIHKLLARAGVKLDEVGAIEINEAFAVQVLSCLQLLGIDESRVNTRGGAIAIGHPLGASGARIATTLLHRMRAEKAGLGIAAMCIGQGQGVATLFEAL, encoded by the coding sequence GTGCCCCACGCCGTCGTCATCGATGCCGTCCGCACGCCCGTCGGCCGCGCCGCCGCCGACACCGGCTGCTACCGCGACGTCCGCGCCGAGGATCTCGCCGCCGGCGTGATCGCCGGCCTCGTCGAGCGGACCCGGATCGACCCGGCCCTCGTCGAAGACGTGCGCCTCGGCTGCGTGCAGCAGCAGGGGGAGCAGGGCTTCGACATCGCCCGGATCGCGGCCCTCGTCGCCGGCCTGCCGGTCGAGACCGGTGGCGTGACGATCAATCGCAACTGCGGCTCGTCACTCCAGGCGATCAACGATGCCGCCGCGTCGGTCGGCGCCGGCCACGAATCGCTGGTCATCGCCGGCGGGGTCGAGCACATGGACCACGTGCCGATGAACAAGGGCTACGACCCCTGCCCTGCCCTCCTTCGCCGCCACGGCGAAGGGGTGATGCACATGGGGCTGACGGCCGAATACCTCGCCGCCAAGTACCGGATCGGCCGCCAGCGCCAGGATGCCTTCGCCCTCCGCAGCCACCTCGCCGCCGCCGCCGCCACCGACTCCGGCCAGTTTGCCGCCGAGATCCTTCCCACCTGGGGGCGCGATGCCGCCGGCCGCAAGGTGCTCGTCGGCGAAGACCAGTGCATCCGTCGTGACACGTCGCCCGAGGCCCTCGCCGCGCTCCCCCCGGCATTCAACCCCGCCGGCGGTAGCGTGACGGCCGGCAACAGCTCGCCGGTCAACGTCGGCGCCGCGGCGCTGCTGGTGACCAGCGACACCCGCGCCGCCGAGCTGGGCCTCGCGCCGATCGCCCGGATCCGCGCCGTCGCCGTCGCTGGCGTCGAGCCGTGCGAGATGGGGATCGGCCCGGTGCCGGCGATCCACAAGCTCCTCGCCCGCGCCGGTGTGAAGCTCGACGAGGTCGGAGCGATCGAGATCAACGAAGCGTTCGCGGTCCAGGTACTCTCCTGCCTGCAGTTGCTCGGCATCGACGAGTCGCGCGTCAACACGCGCGGCGGTGCGATCGCCATCGGCCATCCTCTCGGCGCCAGCGGCGCCCGGATCGCGACCACGCTCCTCCACCGGATGCGCGCGGAGAAAGCCGGCCTCGGGATCGCGGCGATGTGCATCGGTCAGGGACAGGGGGTGGCGACGCTGTTCGAGGCGCTCTGA
- a CDS encoding redoxin domain-containing protein, producing MRRPTPGQPLCFQRRAEDGAVADGPRSQPALAAGKQFAEHLGLLRGNDPIGVFGRLLQPVPHAGHAAGDGKAQPSGPKITAKSIEEFQRRLHAASVAATGSRLVFQPPPRSRDNGATLQSRQYNRSGRLTKAAAGVVCSAAVRSRKSGDEMCGAETMPYGLDRAGEGRKSAAVSLTPLPGGRPTAWRGGPRSLTVVGVALVVSALACGARAADPFYGADPVWSLLHEPAVARELTLSASQQRHFRTLLDEYDARFFPLRNRSGDDAARHVESTVNDLLERVQGIFDARQWRRFTEIRTCVYGTTAVLRPGLADRLDLDGDRRERLEEVILGAARAVRELERRAADGEPRGPLETRYAQLRKDEMRDVTALLSPAQKSAWQRALGRDFDLGSLGQPAYHVPELIDSGHWVGGDPVNLAALAGKVVVIHFYAFGCHNCVANYPVYREWRERFSADDVAIVGIHTPETEAEQDDDRVRQMASDAGFRFPVLIDGDKANWNAWGNSMWPSVYVIDRRGYLRAFWPGELKWKGATGDAWIAERIESLIAERSPSWP from the coding sequence ATGCGACGTCCAACCCCCGGCCAGCCACTCTGCTTCCAACGGCGCGCCGAAGATGGAGCGGTAGCGGATGGCCCACGGAGCCAGCCCGCCCTCGCGGCGGGCAAGCAATTCGCGGAGCATCTCGGCCTGCTCAGGGGGAACGATCCAATCGGAGTCTTTGGTCGTTTGCTGCAGCCCGTACCGCACGCAGGCCATGCCGCTGGTGATGGCAAAGCGCAGCCCTCCGGACCGAAGATCACGGCGAAAAGTATCGAGGAATTCCAGAGGCGCTTGCATGCGGCGAGTGTAGCAGCCACGGGATCACGACTCGTCTTCCAGCCCCCGCCACGGTCGCGGGACAACGGAGCGACTCTCCAGTCGCGCCAGTACAATCGGTCCGGCAGGCTTACGAAAGCAGCGGCCGGTGTGGTTTGCTCGGCAGCAGTCCGCTCCCGGAAAAGCGGTGACGAAATGTGTGGGGCCGAAACGATGCCGTATGGTCTCGATCGCGCTGGCGAGGGCCGCAAGTCGGCCGCCGTGAGCTTGACGCCGCTGCCCGGCGGTCGCCCCACCGCCTGGCGCGGAGGCCCACGATCGCTGACGGTCGTCGGCGTGGCACTCGTCGTCAGCGCACTCGCTTGTGGGGCGCGGGCTGCCGACCCGTTTTACGGGGCCGACCCGGTGTGGAGCTTGCTGCACGAGCCGGCGGTGGCCCGGGAGCTCACCCTCTCCGCCTCCCAGCAGCGGCACTTCCGGACGTTGCTCGACGAGTATGACGCGCGGTTTTTCCCACTTCGCAACCGCTCCGGTGACGATGCCGCGCGCCATGTGGAAAGCACCGTCAACGACCTGCTCGAGCGGGTCCAGGGGATCTTCGACGCCCGCCAGTGGCGGCGATTCACGGAGATAAGGACCTGCGTCTACGGCACCACGGCCGTCCTCAGGCCCGGTCTCGCGGATCGGCTGGATCTCGATGGTGACCGGCGCGAGCGGCTCGAGGAGGTGATTCTCGGAGCGGCGCGGGCCGTCAGGGAGCTCGAACGGCGCGCCGCCGACGGCGAGCCGCGCGGACCCCTCGAGACGCGGTATGCCCAACTGAGGAAGGACGAGATGCGTGACGTGACGGCGCTGCTCTCGCCGGCGCAGAAGTCGGCCTGGCAACGTGCGCTCGGGCGCGACTTCGATCTCGGTTCGCTCGGTCAGCCGGCCTACCACGTCCCCGAATTGATCGATTCCGGTCACTGGGTCGGGGGCGATCCGGTGAACCTGGCGGCACTTGCCGGCAAGGTGGTCGTCATCCATTTCTATGCGTTCGGCTGCCACAATTGCGTCGCCAACTATCCCGTGTACCGCGAGTGGCGCGAACGCTTCAGTGCCGACGACGTCGCCATCGTCGGGATCCACACGCCGGAGACCGAAGCGGAGCAGGACGATGACCGGGTGCGCCAGATGGCGAGCGACGCCGGTTTTCGGTTTCCGGTGTTGATCGACGGCGACAAGGCCAACTGGAATGCCTGGGGAAACTCGATGTGGCCGTCGGTCTATGTCATCGACCGCCGCGGGTATCTCCGCGCGTTCTGGCCAGGGGAGCTGAAGTGGAAGGGTGCGACCGGCGATGCCTGGATCGCGGAGCGGATCGAGTCGCTGATCGCCGAACGATCACCGTCCTGGCCGTGA
- a CDS encoding long-chain fatty acid--CoA ligase, producing the protein MEHPSIPVAHRAVADRHAGKPALRWKEHGRWREISWREYRAAADAAAAGLVALGIAPGDRVAILAENRPEWLVADIAILSAGAIDVPLHATLAAEQVGFQLAHSGARAAIVSTPAQAAKIAAVVDTLPDLEWVVVIDPGAGPLAGKQVMSWAGLCQRGRLSAADWRAAVIARERAITRSDLATIIYTSGTTGISKGVMLTHGNLLSNAEAALSIAGRKPDDTTLAWLPLSHIYARTCDHTMTMLHAETVAFAESQERLVANIGETWPHWMNGVPRFYEKLWSALAALEPAARAQRLRLVAGPRLREFGAGGAALPVAIAEGFAAAGIPILQGYGLTETSPIISFNTPDSNRNGTVGRPLPGVEVRIAADGEILTRGPHVMRGYWKDDASTHLVLDADGWFATGDVGALDADGYLRITDRKKDLIVTAGGKNVAPTALEALLVADPWIDQAVVFGEGRPFVGALLVPALDQLRAKAEQLGCGFDVEGERIVTPALVEFIAERVNLAMRVVGQPERVRAFVVLSRPLDFARQEMTTTLKIRRAFVLERFRDLVDGVYASTPADPTGV; encoded by the coding sequence ATGGAACATCCCTCGATTCCCGTCGCCCACCGGGCGGTGGCCGATCGCCACGCGGGGAAGCCCGCGCTCCGCTGGAAGGAACACGGCCGCTGGCGCGAGATCTCGTGGCGCGAGTACCGCGCCGCCGCCGACGCGGCCGCCGCCGGTCTGGTCGCCCTTGGAATTGCCCCCGGCGATCGGGTCGCGATCCTCGCCGAGAACCGCCCCGAGTGGCTCGTGGCCGACATCGCGATCCTCTCGGCCGGGGCGATCGACGTGCCGCTCCATGCCACGCTCGCCGCCGAGCAGGTCGGCTTCCAACTCGCCCACTCCGGCGCCCGCGCCGCGATCGTCAGCACCCCGGCTCAGGCGGCGAAGATCGCCGCGGTCGTCGACACGCTGCCCGACCTCGAATGGGTCGTCGTCATCGATCCCGGCGCCGGTCCGCTCGCCGGCAAGCAGGTCATGTCGTGGGCCGGCCTCTGCCAGCGCGGCCGGCTCTCCGCGGCCGACTGGCGCGCGGCCGTGATCGCGCGCGAGCGGGCGATCACGCGCTCCGACCTGGCGACGATCATCTACACCAGCGGTACGACCGGCATCTCGAAGGGGGTGATGCTGACCCACGGGAATCTTCTCTCCAACGCCGAGGCCGCCCTCTCGATCGCCGGCCGCAAGCCCGACGACACGACCCTCGCCTGGCTGCCCTTGAGCCACATCTACGCCCGCACCTGCGACCACACGATGACGATGCTCCACGCCGAGACCGTGGCGTTTGCCGAGTCGCAGGAACGGCTGGTGGCCAACATCGGCGAGACCTGGCCCCACTGGATGAACGGCGTTCCGCGGTTTTACGAGAAGCTCTGGTCGGCGCTCGCGGCACTCGAGCCGGCGGCCCGGGCGCAGCGCCTCCGTCTTGTCGCCGGTCCGCGGCTCCGCGAATTCGGCGCCGGCGGCGCCGCCCTGCCGGTGGCGATCGCCGAGGGGTTCGCGGCGGCGGGGATCCCGATCCTCCAGGGCTACGGTCTCACGGAAACCTCCCCGATCATTTCGTTCAACACCCCCGACTCCAATCGCAACGGCACCGTCGGCCGCCCGCTGCCCGGCGTGGAGGTTCGGATCGCCGCCGACGGCGAGATCCTCACCCGCGGCCCGCACGTGATGCGGGGCTACTGGAAAGACGATGCCTCGACGCATCTTGTCCTCGACGCCGACGGCTGGTTTGCCACCGGCGACGTCGGCGCGCTCGATGCCGACGGTTACCTGCGGATCACCGACCGCAAGAAAGACCTGATCGTGACCGCCGGCGGCAAGAACGTCGCCCCGACGGCGCTCGAGGCCCTGCTCGTGGCCGATCCCTGGATCGACCAGGCGGTGGTGTTCGGCGAGGGGCGGCCGTTCGTGGGGGCGCTGCTCGTGCCGGCCCTCGACCAGCTTCGAGCGAAGGCCGAGCAGCTCGGCTGCGGGTTCGACGTCGAGGGGGAACGGATCGTGACGCCGGCGCTGGTCGAGTTCATCGCCGAGCGGGTCAATCTGGCGATGCGGGTGGTCGGGCAGCCGGAGCGCGTGCGCGCGTTCGTAGTGCTGTCGCGGCCCCTCGACTTCGCCCGCCAAGAGATGACGACCACGCTCAAGATCCGCCGCGCGTTCGTCCTCGAGCGCTTCCGCGACCTGGTCGACGGCGTGTATGCTTCGACACCGGCCGACCCGACGGGGGTCTGA
- a CDS encoding 3-hydroxyacyl-CoA dehydrogenase: protein MGSQPLAGTGWGRTVRFEELPGQIGLVTLDAPDKKVNTLGRAVLGELGALVAALATRPDFHGLLVASGKPGQFIAGADLTELAGLAHADRDAVAATVDAGHALFTAWSKLPFPTVALIDGACMGGGTELVLSLDERLMSRAPHTSVALPEVKIGLLPAWGGTQRLPRLVGLNYAIEMITSGESVDPAKAVAIGLAFDAVPADRLLDEGRRLIGILREGDRWKHRRTERTGPIAISTDELRFTGAVAEGAVMGKTKGQYPAPVAALRAVLGGCTRPLADGLAVERKAALDIMGSPIAGNLIGLFFARQKLARDPGVADAAIQPRPVGAVGVVGAGQMGAGIAAAHARSGIPASLVDVDAGRVAEGIGRVRQVVESRIAIGRATPAQLADMLSLVSAGTNWNLLAEADVVVEAVTENEKLKSEIFRGLAGRLKPGAILASNTSTISISRMAAHAEAPERFVGMHFFHPVDRMELVEVIRGDRTDDETVATVVALAKRIRKTPIVVKDCAGFLVNRLLFPYMNEALVLLLEGVEPDALDAAAERFGMPMGPIALQDLVGLDTSLYAGKVMAAAYPGRAEVPAVLDSLVARGRLGKKSGAGFRRFTGKKGRPENDPELAAIVAPLRVAPRGPHTPEAITDRLFLPMLMEATRALEEGIVRDPVDVDMGLILGIGFPPARGGILRWCDTEGIDKVAARVAALHECGGRFEPSALFSDMARRGARFRG, encoded by the coding sequence ATGGGAAGCCAGCCGCTGGCGGGTACCGGATGGGGCCGCACGGTGCGGTTCGAAGAGCTGCCTGGCCAGATCGGCCTGGTCACGCTCGACGCCCCCGACAAGAAGGTCAACACGCTCGGCCGCGCCGTCCTCGGCGAGCTCGGAGCGCTCGTCGCCGCGCTCGCCACGCGCCCCGACTTCCACGGGCTGCTCGTCGCCAGCGGCAAGCCGGGGCAATTCATCGCCGGTGCCGATCTCACCGAGCTCGCCGGCCTCGCCCATGCCGACCGCGACGCCGTCGCCGCGACCGTCGACGCCGGCCATGCCCTGTTCACCGCCTGGTCGAAGCTTCCGTTCCCCACCGTCGCCCTCATCGACGGCGCCTGTATGGGGGGCGGCACGGAGCTGGTGCTGTCGCTCGACGAACGGCTGATGTCGCGCGCGCCCCACACGAGCGTGGCGCTGCCCGAGGTGAAGATCGGCCTCCTTCCCGCCTGGGGCGGCACGCAGCGCCTCCCGCGCCTCGTCGGCCTCAACTACGCCATCGAGATGATCACCTCCGGCGAGTCGGTCGATCCTGCCAAGGCGGTGGCGATCGGCCTGGCGTTCGACGCCGTTCCCGCCGACCGCCTCCTCGACGAGGGGCGGCGGCTGATCGGGATCCTCCGCGAGGGCGATCGGTGGAAGCACCGGCGGACCGAGCGCACCGGGCCGATCGCCATCTCCACCGACGAGCTGCGCTTCACCGGCGCCGTCGCCGAAGGCGCCGTGATGGGAAAGACGAAGGGGCAATACCCGGCGCCGGTGGCGGCGCTGCGGGCCGTCCTCGGCGGCTGCACGCGGCCGCTCGCCGACGGGCTCGCCGTCGAGCGCAAGGCCGCCCTCGACATCATGGGGTCGCCGATCGCCGGCAACCTCATCGGCCTGTTCTTTGCCCGCCAGAAGCTCGCCCGCGACCCCGGCGTGGCCGACGCGGCGATCCAGCCCCGGCCAGTCGGTGCGGTGGGAGTGGTCGGCGCCGGCCAGATGGGGGCGGGGATCGCCGCCGCCCACGCGCGGAGCGGGATTCCAGCATCGCTGGTCGACGTCGATGCCGGCCGCGTCGCCGAGGGCATCGGGCGCGTGCGGCAGGTGGTCGAAAGCCGGATCGCGATCGGCCGCGCCACTCCGGCGCAGCTCGCCGACATGCTGTCGCTCGTGTCGGCGGGGACGAACTGGAACCTCCTCGCGGAGGCCGACGTCGTCGTCGAGGCGGTCACGGAGAACGAGAAGCTCAAGTCGGAGATCTTCCGCGGCCTCGCCGGCCGCCTCAAACCGGGGGCGATCCTCGCCTCCAACACCTCGACGATCTCGATCTCGCGGATGGCGGCCCACGCCGAGGCGCCGGAGCGCTTCGTGGGGATGCACTTCTTCCATCCCGTCGACCGGATGGAACTGGTCGAGGTGATCCGCGGCGACCGCACCGACGACGAGACCGTGGCCACGGTCGTGGCGCTCGCCAAGCGGATCCGCAAGACCCCGATCGTCGTCAAGGACTGCGCCGGGTTCCTCGTCAATCGCCTGCTGTTTCCCTACATGAACGAGGCCCTCGTCCTCCTCCTCGAAGGCGTCGAGCCCGACGCCCTCGACGCCGCCGCCGAGCGCTTCGGGATGCCGATGGGTCCGATCGCGTTGCAGGACCTCGTCGGCCTCGATACGAGCCTGTATGCCGGCAAGGTGATGGCGGCCGCCTATCCCGGCCGTGCCGAGGTGCCGGCAGTGCTCGACAGCCTGGTCGCGCGCGGCCGGCTCGGGAAGAAGAGCGGCGCCGGCTTCCGGCGCTTCACCGGCAAAAAGGGGCGCCCGGAAAACGACCCCGAACTGGCCGCGATCGTCGCCCCGCTGCGCGTCGCGCCGCGCGGGCCGCACACCCCCGAGGCGATCACCGACCGGCTGTTCCTCCCGATGCTCATGGAGGCCACGCGGGCCCTCGAGGAGGGGATCGTGCGCGACCCTGTCGACGTCGACATGGGGCTGATCCTCGGGATCGGCTTTCCGCCGGCGCGCGGCGGGATCCTGCGCTGGTGCGACACCGAGGGGATCGACAAGGTCGCCGCGCGCGTCGCCGCCCTCCACGAGTGCGGCGGCCGGTTCGAGCCGTCGGCGCTGTTTTCCGACATGGCCCGTCGCGGCGCGCGGTTCCGTGGCTGA